The Spirosoma foliorum genome has a window encoding:
- the yidD gene encoding membrane protein insertion efficiency factor YidD: MKEVSRTVKVNGIEAHLNLDPALQATVLRALTGTTPLDIEVDALSLPIKPYWLKLCIRLLKWYRLKLSPKLGQRCVYEPSCSRYSELAFRKHGFLKGVAFTTKRLHRCRPSNGGIDLP; this comes from the coding sequence ATGAAAGAAGTCAGTCGAACCGTAAAAGTCAACGGTATTGAGGCCCATCTAAATCTAGACCCTGCATTACAGGCTACCGTTTTACGTGCACTTACTGGTACTACTCCACTGGATATCGAAGTAGATGCACTTAGTCTGCCCATCAAACCTTATTGGCTCAAGTTGTGCATTCGACTGTTAAAGTGGTATCGGCTAAAGCTTTCCCCCAAACTTGGGCAGCGATGTGTCTATGAGCCAAGCTGCTCACGCTACTCAGAATTGGCTTTCAGAAAGCACGGATTCTTGAAAGGAGTAGCTTTTACCACAAAGCGATTACATCGATGTCGGCCCAGTAATGGTGGCATCGATCTGCCCTAA
- a CDS encoding NUMOD4 domain-containing protein, with translation MNTVQMYTGKGNNAPYTPPTAKNGPQAPPTPDDRQEIIWKPFPGLENFFEVSNLATVRHCKTGTSVPLITTRDGQFMSLYHPVTGKYVSLQIHRAVATAFLPNPNSYSWVSRKDGDKRHNVVTNLEWIPKGSKKGKEVCRG, from the coding sequence ATGAACACGGTACAAATGTACACGGGTAAGGGGAATAATGCACCCTATACTCCACCAACGGCCAAAAATGGTCCCCAAGCTCCTCCTACGCCGGATGATCGGCAGGAAATTATCTGGAAACCCTTTCCGGGCTTAGAGAACTTCTTTGAAGTATCCAATCTGGCTACGGTTCGCCACTGCAAAACGGGTACTTCCGTTCCTCTGATTACTACTCGTGATGGTCAGTTTATGAGCCTGTATCATCCTGTTACGGGTAAGTATGTGAGTCTGCAAATTCATCGGGCCGTTGCTACTGCCTTTCTACCTAACCCCAACAGTTACTCATGGGTAAGTCGCAAGGATGGCGATAAACGCCACAACGTAGTTACTAATCTTGAGTGGATTCCCAAAGGCAGCAAAAAGGGAAAGGAGGTGTGCCGTGGATAA